Within the Streptomyces sp. R41 genome, the region ACGGCGCGCTTGGTGACCAGGTTGTAGACGTTGTTCGACCAGTTCTGGATGGTCGTGTAGCGGCAGCGGGCGCCCTTCTTCACGATGATCTCGACCACCGCGGAGTGCAGGGAGTCCGACTTGTAGATCGGGGCCGTACAACCCTCGACGTAGTGGACGTAGGCGTCCTCGTCGACGATGATCAGCGTCCGCTCGAACTGGCCCATGTTCTCCGTGTTGATGCGGAAGTAGGCCTGGAGCGGGATCTCGACGTGCACGCCCTTCGGCACGTAGATGAAGGAGCCACCGGACCACACGGCGGTGTTCAGCGACGCGAACTTGTTGTCACCGACCGGGATGACCGTGCCGAAGTACTCCTTGAAGAGCTCCGGGTGCTCCTTCAGAGCGGTGTCGGTGTCCAGGAAGATGACGCCCTGCTCCTCCAGGTCCTCGCGGATCTGGTGGTAGACGACCTCGGACTCGTACTGGGCCGCGACACCGGCGACGAGGCGCTGCTTCTCCGCCTCGGGGATGCCGAGCTTGTCGTACGTGTTCTTGATGTCCTCGGGCAGGTCCTCCCAGGACTCCGCCTGCTTCTCCGTGGAGCGCACGAAGTACTTGATGTTGTCGAAGTCGATGCCCGACAGGTCCGAGCCCCAGTTCGGCATGGGCTTCTTCTCGAAGAGGCGCAGGCCCTTGAGGCGGAGCTTGGTCATCCACTCCGGCTCGTTCTTCTTCGCGGAGATGTCGCGGACGACGTCCTCGTCGATGCCACGCCTGGCAGAGGCACCGGCCACGTCGGAGTCGGCCCAGCCGTATTCGTACGTGCCCAGACCCTCGAGCTCGGGGTGGGCAGTCTCCTCGATGGGGAGCGTCATGCGGGGTTCCTCCCGGCGGTGCTTGCAGATGCGTTATGGCCGTGAAAATCGGTCTTGGAAATCTTTGGGATAAACGTGGTGCATACGCCGTCGCCGTGGGCGATGGTGGCCAGTCGCTGGACGTGCGTACCGAGCAGCTGGGAGAAGATCTCGGTCTCCGCCTCGCACAGCTGCGGGAACTGCTCGGCGACATGGGCGACCGGGCAGTGGTGCTGGCAGAGCTGCTCGCCGACCGGTGCGCTACGCGCCGTAGCAGCGTACCCGTCCACACTCAAGGCCTTGGCCAGCGCTTCGGTGCGCTCCTCGGGGGCGGCAGCCTCGATGGCCTCGCGGTACGCACGGGCCTGCGCGGCGATCCTGGCGCGGGCGAAGGCGACGACTGCCTCTTCCCCGCCCTCACGCTCGGCGATCCAGCGCAGGGCGTCCGCGGCGAGCTTGTCGTAGGACTGGTCGAAGGCGTCCCGGCCGCAGTCGGTCAGGGCGAACACCTTGGCGGGGCGGCCGCGCGTACGCGCTCCGTAGACCCGCTGCTCACGCGCTTCCACGACGTCGTCGGCGACGAGTGCGTCGAGATGACGGCGTACGGCGGCCTGGGTCAGTCCCAGGCGTCCCGCGAGGTCGGCCACGGTCGAGGGGCCGTGGTCCAGGATGGACCGCGCGACCCGGTTGCGGGTGGACCGCTCCCCGGTCGCGAGTTCCTCCTGCGGAGCCTCGCCAACGTTTTTCACAACGCCATTGTTGCGTAATTCCTCAGAGCCTGACAAGCCGCGTCCTGAGGGGTGGACGGTGCGCTGCATCACTTAGGTATACCTAAGGTGACCTGCGGAAAGATCTTTGATCGATCAATTCGGTGGCGGCCGACCGGGCTCTGGGGGAAACTGCCGAACCATGCCGACACCCCCTCCGACCGGCCCACTCGTCACTCGGGACACGGTCGCCGCACAACTTCTCTCGCTGGGCATACGCCCGGGAGAAACGCTGCTCGTGCACTCCTCCCTCAGCTCCCTCGGCTGGGTCAACGGCGGCCCGGTCGCCGTCGTCCAGGGACTGCTCGACGCGCTGGGCCCCGAGGGCACTCTGGTGGTTCCTACCCAGTCCGGAGACCTCTCCGATCCGGCCCTGTGGAGCAACCCGCCCGTACCCGAGGAGTGGTGGTCGACCATTCGGGCGACGATGCCCGCCTACGACCCGCGTGTGACGCCCTCCCGCGGGGTCGGCGTGATCCCGGAGACCGTACGGAACTGGCCCGGCTCCCTGCGCAGCGCGCACCCGGAGACCTCGTTCGCGGCGCTCGGCCCGCGCGCGGCGGCGATCACCGAGGGGCACGCGCTCGACTGCCGCCTCGGCGAGCGCAGCCCGCTGGCCCGCCTGGAGGCCGACGGCGCCCGGGTCCTGCTGCTCGGCGCGGGCTACGACACCTGTACGAGTTTCCATCTGGCCGAGTACCGCATCCCGTCGCCCGTCGTGGAGGTGGGGCGACCGTCGCCGGCGGGCTGGGAGGTGGTCCGGGAGGTCTCGATCACCTCCGAGCTGTTCGAGGAGCTGGGCTCCGACTTCGAACGGGACCGTCCCGTCGTGCGGGGCACGGTGGGCGCGGCCGACGCCCGGCTGTTCCCGGTGGCCGACGCGGTGGCGTACGCCGAGCGGTGGCTGGCGCTGCACCGGCCACGGGACCTGTACGTGGATGCGGGACCCGGCGCCCGCGAACCGCGGCGGCGTCCTTAGACTTGCGCCTCATGCGAAGCGAGCCCGTGGTCCAGGTCCAGGCCCTGGTGAAGCGGTACGGCACGAAGACCGCGGTGGACGGCCTCGACCTGGTGGCCAAGGCGGGCATCACCGCCGTACTCGGACCCAATGGCGCCGGCAAGACGACCACGGTCGAGACCTGCGAGGGGTACCGCAGACCGGACTCGGGCTCGGTGCGCGTCCTGGGCCTCGACCCGGTCCGGGAGGCCTCGGCGCTGCGTCCCCGCATCGGCGTGATGCTCCAGTCCGGAGGCGTCTACTCGGGCGCCCGGGCGGACGAGATGCTCCGCCACGTCGCCAAGCTCCACGCCGACCCGCTGGACGTGGACGCGCTCATCGAACGGCTCGGCCTCGACAGCTGCGGCCGTACGACGTACCGGCGGCTCTCGGGCGGCCAGCAGCAGCGCCTCGCGCTGGCGATGGCCGTGGTCGGCCGTCCCGAACTGGTCTTCCTCGACGAGCCGACCGCCGGACTCGACCCGCAGGCGCGTCACGCCACCTGGGACCTGGTCCGCGATCTGCGCGCCGACGGCGTCTCCGTGATCCTCACCACGCACTACATGGACGAGGCCGAGCAGCTCGCCGACGATGTCGCGATCATCGACGCGGGCAAGGTCATCGCCCAGGGCTCCCCCGAGGAGCTGTGTCGCGGCGGCGCCGAGAACACCCTGCGGTTCACCGGCCGCCCGGGGCTCGACGTGGGGTCCCTGCTGAAGGCCCTCCCGGCCGACTGCACGGCCGCCGAGCTCACGCCGGGCGCCTACCGGGTGGGCGGCAAGGTCGATCCGCAGCTGCTGGCGACGGTCACGTCGTGGTGCGCGCAGCACGGGGTGATGCCGGAGAAGATCTCGGTCGAACGCCACACACTCGAAGACGTCTTCCTGGAACTCACGGGCAAGGAGCTGCGTTCGTGACCGTCGCCGGTACGTACACCCCGAAGCCGAGTGCGGCTCCCCTGCCCCGCATGATCGGCGCGCAGGCCGCCCTCGAGACGAGGATGCTGCTCCGCAACGGCGAGCAGCTCCTCCTGACGGTCGTCATCCCGACCCTGCTGCTCGCGCTGTTCAGCTCGGTCGACATCGTCGACACCGGCAAGGGCGAGGCGGTCGACTTCCTGGCCCCCGGCATCCTCGCGCTCGCCGTGATGTCGACGGCGTTCACCGGCCAGGCGATCGCGACGGGCTTCGAGCGGCGCTACGGCGTGCTCAAGCGGCTGGCCGCATCACCGCTCCCCCGCTGGGGCCTGATGACCGCGAAGACGGCGTCCGTGCTGGTCACGGAGGCCCTCCAGGTCGTCCTGCTGACGGTGATCGCCTTCGCGCTGGGCTGGTCGCCGCACGGCAACCCGCTGGCCGTGCTGCTGTTGCTGGTTCTGGGGACGGCCGCGTTCTCGGGGCTCGGCCTGCTGATGGCGGGCACGCTGAAGGCGGAGGCGACGCTGGCCGCCGCCAACCTGGTCTTCCTGCTGCTCCTGGTCGGCGGCGGCGTGATCGTCCCGATGGACAAGTTCCCCGCCGGCGCTCAGGACGTCCTCGGTCTGCTGCCGATCTCTGCGCTCTCGGACGGGCTGCGGGATGTGCTCCAGCACGGTGCGGGGATGCCGTGGGGAGACCTCGGGATCCTGGCCGTGTGGGCGGTCGTGGGTCTCGGAGCCGCCGCCCGATTCTTCCGGTGGGAGTAGAGACCTCCCCCTCGTGAAGGCGTGCACAAGCGGCCCCCTACGATGGGGCACGTGCCAAACGTGACCCGAGCCGACGCCCTGCGCGCGGTGCGCAACCCGCTCGTCTTCATCGCCGAACGCTGGACCCCGACATCCCGGACGGTGCAGCGCGCGGCCCTCGCCGCGCTCGTCATGTCGGTGGTCATCGTGGTCACCGGCGGCGCCGTGCGGCTGACCGGCTCGGGCCTGGGCTGCCCGACGTGGCCCGAGTGCACCGACGGCTCGCTCACCCCCACCAGCGCGATGGACTTCCACGGCGCCATCGAGTTCGGCAACCGCATGCTGACGTACGTGCTGTGCGCGGCGGTCGGCTGGGCGATCATCGCCGCGCGCTCGCAGAAGCCGTGGAGGCGGGGCCTGACCCGGCTTGGCTGGGCCCAGTTCTGGATCGTCATGAGCAACGCGATCCTCGGCGGCATCGTCGTCCTGGTCGGCCTCAACCCGTACACGGTCGCCGCGCACTTCCTGCTCTCCACGGCGCTCATCACCGTCGCGACGCTCATGTGGCAGCGCACCCGCGAGGGCGACGCCGAACCGCGTCCGCTCGTCGGCAAGTCGGTGCAGCAGCTGGTCTGGTTCCTGGTCGCCGCCGCCGTGCTGCTGATCGCGGTCGGCACGGTCGTCACCGGTGCGGGACCGCACGCGGGCGACTCGAGCGAGGTCGACCGCATGCACGTGAACTGGGAGAACGTCGCCAAGCTGCACGCCGTGCTGGCCTGGATCGTGGTCACGCTGACCTTCGCCCTGTGGTTCGTCCTGAAGGCGGTGGACGCGCCCAAGGGCCCCCTGTACCGCACCCGCGACCTTTTCCTGGTCCTCCTTTCCCAGGGCGTCATCGGCTACGTCCAGTACTTCACGGACCTCCCCGAGGCCCTGGTCGGCCTCCACATGTTGGGCTCCTGCCTGGTGTGGATCGCGGTCCTGCGCGTCCTGCTGGCGCTGCGTGAACGCCCGGACGCCGTGGCGGATCTGCCCGGTCCTTCGACGGAAGCGACGCTCACGCGCGCGTGAGTCCTTCGTAGGCGGCGACAAGGCCGTCGATGGCGGGACCCAGGTAAGCCCTCGTGAGCTCGGCCCGGCGCACCGTCCACTCCTGCGTGGGCGGCGCGGAGTCCTCGTATCTCCGCCGCCTGATGTCCGCGACCACGTCGACGGGCGCCCCCAGTCCCGGCAGCGCCTCCAAGGCCTCCCTCTTGGAGATCAGGCGGCCCTCCCGCAGGGTGACGGTCGCGCGGGCGAAGGTGACCATCCCCAGGTCGACCCAGACGTTCTGCTTCCAGAGCCGGGCCTTGCGCACCGCGGGCCGCCAGAAGTCCTTCTGGTCACGCACGACGAAGGCGGTCAGTTCGCGGTCCGGGGTGGGCGGGAGCAGGTCCTCGGGCGGTTTGCCGTGCAGGACGAGTCCGAAGGCGTGCAGTTCGCGGCGGGTAACCGGGGTGACCGGCCGCTTCATCAGACGGTTGTGCGCCCAGGTGAGGTACGACCGCTCCGCGCCGGCCATGGTGTCCGGCGTCAGATAGCTGCAGTGCAGCTTGTCGGCGAGCGGCTCGTCGGTGCGCAGCCGGCGGTGCAGCCGCACCACTTCGCGCACGGTCCCGAGCGAGATCGGGCCGTCAAGGACCGCGATCAGGTCGAGATCGCTGCGTCTCTCCTGGTAGTCGCCCCCCGCGAGCGAGCCGTGCGCCCATAAGGCGACCGGGGCAAGAAGCCTCAGATCGGTGAGGAAGCGGTCGAGGAGAGAAGCCGTGGCGTTGTCGGTCATGGGGTCAGAGTCTGGCGGGCCTCACTCCACCCCGTACACCCGCCGGGCGTTCCCGGCCGCGATCAGCCCCGCCACCCGCTGTGCGTCGGCCAACGACCAGGCCCCCTCGGCGACCCAGGTGCCGAGCACGCGCGCCAGCGCCTCGCGGAAGAGGCGTGCCCCGACCACATGAAGTTCGGGCAGTCCATGTGCCCCGCTGGAGAACAGGAGCTTGCCGAAGGGCGCCAGCTCCAGGATCTCGGCGAGGACGGCGGCCGCCCGCGCTCCCGTTCGGACCAGGGCCGCGCCCAGGTCGGCGTATACGTGCGGGAAGACTCCGGCGAGATGGGCCGCGTGCCGGTGGTACGGGTAGCCGTGCAGGAGGACGAGGTCGGTGCCGAGGCCGGCCGTGGCGCGGGCGAAGTCGGTGAGCAGGACGGGGTCGGTGCGGTCGATGCGCAGACCGGGCTCGCCGAGTCCGGCGTGGAGTTGGAGGGGCAGCCCCGAGGCCACCGCGATCCACAGCAGATGGCGGAGGAGGACGGGATCGCTGAGCGGCCCGCCCACCCGGCGGTCCGCCAGCCAGCGACCCGCCGCCCCCCGCACCTCGCCCGGTCCGGGCGGCTCGGGCGCGAGCGCAAGACCGTGCCGCATGCCCGCCACGGAGGTGAAGGCGACGGCGTTCGCGGCGGCCCCGTGGACGGACTCGGCGAGATTGGCGAGAAAGGACTCGACCGTGCCGGAGGTATCGGCGACCTGCTCGGCGAGCAGCTCCAGGCGGACGATCTCGTGCGCCTCGGCGGCTCCCGTGGAGGCCATCTCGCCCGGCCCCGTCAGATCGCCGGGCAGCCCGGTGTCGACGAGATACGTCGTGATGCCGCTGCCGCGCAGCAGCCTGCGGCCCGACTCCAGTACGCCGAGTTCACGACGCCGGGCCAGATAGCGGGCCGGGGGACAGTGCGGCTCCAGACCGAGCAGCGGCGGACACCAGCGCCGTACGGCGAAACCGGTCTGCGTGTCGAAGAAGGTGGTGCCGGGGGCCGGTGGGCCCTCGGTTCTGGCGAGGTGGGCCTCGAAAGTGCCGAGGCCCAGCTCCGTCCTCAGTACGCCGTGGCAGTACTGGTCCACCAGGGACGGCGTTTCGATCATCCGGACTCCCCGCATAGACGCTGCGCTGCTTACAGGTCCTAACGGGTGTACCGGGTGTCAGGTGTTGCTTGGGCACACCCCGTGCGAAGGCGCTCCGCTGTTTTGTGCGGTTCGGGGTGCGGGTTGTAGTGGGGGGCGGGCCGTCCTTGGCTGGTCGCGCCCACGCGGCGGAGCCGCATGGCGATACAGCCCCGCCCCTGACGGGGCGCTCCGACCCACGTCGGGTTCAGGCGTTGCGCGGGCCGCCCACCTGGATTCCCGCCATGCGCGTCCACTCGTACGGGCCGGTCTTCACCTTCGCCGCGAACTCGCCGTCGAACTCTTCGTGAACTGTGATGCCGGACCTCTTCACGGCTTCCTCGGCGATCGCGTAGGTGGGCGCCACGAGGTCGCCCCAGCCGCCGTCCTCGCCGACGAGCACGATCCGGGCGCCCTTCTGCCCGATGTACGCGACCTGTCCCTCGGCGCCGCCGTGCGCCTTGGAGAAGGCGGAGATCTGCTGGGCGAGCTTGGCGGCCCTGCGCTCGGCCTTGGCGTCCTGGGTGGCGCCGGTCGTCTCGTCGTCCTGCTGGGTGTCTGCCATGGCCAGGATGCTACCGACGAGTAGATCAAACGGCGACGGGTGGGGTGCGTGGCTTTGACCACGCACCCCACCCGTCGAGAAGTCTCAGCGCAGGAAGGGGTCCACCGCGACGGCCACGAAGAGGATCGACACGTAGGTGATCGACCAGTGGAACAGCCGCATCTCCTTGAGCTTGCCGCCCGTCGCCTCGGCCTTGGCGCGGTTTTGCAGACCGTGCGCCTCCCACAGCCAGAACCCGCCGGCGGCGAGCGCGACCAGTGTGTAGAACCAGCCCGTGTAGCCGAGCGGGGTGAGCAGCAGCGAGACCGCGACCATCACCCAGCTGTAGATGACGATCTGGCGGGCGACCACCTTGTTGGTGGCGACGACCGGCAGCATCGGCACGCCCACGCGCGCGTAGTCCTCCCTGACCTTCATGGACAGCGGCCAGTAGTGCGGCGGCGTCCAGAAGAACATGACGAGGAAGAGGATGATCGGCGCCCACGACATGGAGTTCGTGACGGACGACCAGCCGATGAGCACCGGGAGGCAGCCCGCGATGCCGCCCCACACGATGTTCTGCGACGTACGGCGCTTGAGGATCATCGTGTAGACGACGACGTAGAAGAGGAGCGCTCCGAGCGACAGCCAGGCGGACAGCCAGTTGACGGTCAGGCCGAACAGGAGCGTCGAGACGACCGCGAGCGTGATGCCGAAGGCCAGGCACTCGCGGGGGCTGACCATGCCGGTGACCAGCGGGCGCTGCGAGGTGCGCTCCATCAGGGCGTCGATGTCACGGTCGATGTACATGTTCAGCGCGTTGGCGCCGCCCGCCGACAGATAGCCGCCGAGGCAGGTGAGGAGCACCAGCTTCAGGTCGGGCACACCCTGCTGGGCCAGGAACATCACCGGAACGGTGGTGATCAGCAGCAGTTCGATGATGCGCGGCTTGGTCAGCGCCACAAACGCTTTGACACGGGCCCCGAACGGCCGCTGGCCCCGGCTGCTGCTCGACTCGAGCACCCCCGCTGGACGGGATTCGACGGCCGTCACGCACACCCCTGACAGAGACATCCCAGCAAGCCCCCAGGTGTGAACTCCCCGTAAAGGCTCGCGCGTACCACGCCACTGTAGACGTTGCCCAGACCCCGACATTCGCGGGGGTGGGGTCGTGTTGAGCAGCACCGCTGGAAGAGCCGAGCACCACTCGATTGAGCACTCTTACGAGCGGCTCCGTATTCACTTGCCGAACACGGAACGGGCCAGTCGGGAGGCGGATCCCGAAGAGTCCCGGCAGTCTGGAATGAGTCGAAAAAACGCACGTACTTACGGGGGTAGGCTCGACACCGCCGGTGGGCGCCCAGTGCACCGGCATTCGACATGCGTGACATGTGGAGAGGAGCCCTGACCCAGGGTGAGCACCAAGCCGACCACCACAGACCTCGAGTGGACCGAGTTGGACCAGCGGGCCGTCGACACCGCCCGCGTCCTGGCCGCCGATGCCGTACAGAAGGTCGGCAACGGCCATCCCGGTACGGCGATGAGCCTGGCGCCCGCCGCGTACACCCTCTTCCAGAAGGTGATGCGGCACGACCCGGCGGACGCCGACTGGGTAGGACGCGACCGCTTCGTGCTGTCCGCGGGCCACTCGTCCCTGACCCTCTACACCCAGCTCTACCTGGCCGGTTTCGGCCTGGAGCTGGACGATCTGAAGGCCTTCCGTACGTGGGGCTCCAAGACGCCGGGTCACCCCGAGTACGGGCACACCACCGGTGTGGAGACCACGACCGGTCCGCTCGGCCAGGGTGTCGCCAATGCCGTGGGCATGGCGATGGCCTCCCGCTACGAGCGCGGTCTGTTCGACCCGGACGCCCCTCAGGGTGAGTCGCCCTTCGACCACTTCATCTACTGCATCGCCGGTGACGGCTGCCTCCAGGAGGGCATCTCCGCGGAGACGTCCTCGCTGGCCGGCCACCAGAAGCTCGGCAACCTGATCCTGCTGTGGGACGACAACCACATCTCGATCGAGGGCGACACCGAGACCGCGGTCTCCGAGGACACCGTCAAGCGGTACGAGGCGTACGGCTGGCACGTGCAGCGCGTGGCCCCGAAGCCGGACGGCGACCTGGACCCGCACGCCATCTACAACGCGATCGAGGCCGCGAAGAAGGTGACGGACAAGCCGTCCTTCATCGCGATGCGCTCGATCATCGCCTGGCCCGCCCCGAACGCGCAGAACACCGAGGCCGCGCACGGCTCGGCGCTCGGCGACGACGAGGTCGCGGCCACCAAGCGCGTCCTCGGCTTCGACCCGGAGAAGTCCTTCGAGGTCACCGACGAGGTGCTCGCGCACACCCGCCAGGCCCTCGACCGCGGCCGCGAGGCCAAGGCCGAGTGGGAGAAGGGGTACGCCGCCTGGCGCACCGCCAGCCCGGAGCGCGCCGCCGAGTACGACCGCATCGCCGCGGCCGAGCTGCCGGCCGGCTGGGAGGAGAAGCTCCCGGTCTTCGAGGCGGGCAAGGGTGTCGCCACGCGTGCCGCGTCCGGCAAGGTGCTGCAGGCCCTCGGCGCGGTCGTCCCCGAGCTGTGGGGCGGCTCCGCCGACCTCGCGGGCTCGAACAACACCACGATCGACAAGAACTCCTCGTTCCTGCCGGCCGACAACCCGCTGCCGGGCGCCGACCCGTACGGCCGCACGATTCACTTCGGTATCCGCGAGCACTCCATGGCCGCGGAGATGAACGGCATCGCGCTGCACGGCAACACCCGTATCTACGGCGGCACCTTCCTGGTGTTCTCCGACTACATGCGCAATGCCGTACGCCTTTCCGCGCTGATGCACGTGCCGGTCACGTACGTGTGGACGCACGACTCGATCGGCCTCGGCGAGGACGGTCCGACGCACCAGCCGGTCGAGCACCTGGCCTCGCTGCGCGCGATCCCCGGTCTGAACGTGGTCCGTCCCGCGGACGCCAACGAGACGGCGATCGCCTGGCGCGAGATCCTCAAGCGCTACACGAAGGTGTTCGGCAAGGGCGCCCCGCACGGCCTCGCACTGACCCGCCAGGGCGTGCCGACGTACGAGCCCAACGAGGATGCCGCCAAGGGTGGTTACGTCCTCTTCGAGGCCGAGGGCGGCGAGCCCGAGGTCATCCTCATCGCCACCGGGTCCGAGGTGCACGTGGCCGTCGAGGCGCGCGAGCAGCTCCAGGCCGAGGGTGTGCCGACGCGGGTCGTGTCCATGCCGTGCGTGGAGTGGTTCGAGGAGCAGGACCAGGGGTACCGGGACAGCGTCCTGCCGCCGTCGGTGAAGGCGCGGGTCGCGGTCGAGGCCGGTATCGGTCTGACCTGGTACCGGTTCGTCGGGGACGCCGGACGCATTGTTTCGCTGGAGCACT harbors:
- a CDS encoding nucleotidyltransferase, which gives rise to MTDNATASLLDRFLTDLRLLAPVALWAHGSLAGGDYQERRSDLDLIAVLDGPISLGTVREVVRLHRRLRTDEPLADKLHCSYLTPDTMAGAERSYLTWAHNRLMKRPVTPVTRRELHAFGLVLHGKPPEDLLPPTPDRELTAFVVRDQKDFWRPAVRKARLWKQNVWVDLGMVTFARATVTLREGRLISKREALEALPGLGAPVDVVADIRRRRYEDSAPPTQEWTVRRAELTRAYLGPAIDGLVAAYEGLTRA
- a CDS encoding heme o synthase, with the translated sequence MCVTAVESRPAGVLESSSSRGQRPFGARVKAFVALTKPRIIELLLITTVPVMFLAQQGVPDLKLVLLTCLGGYLSAGGANALNMYIDRDIDALMERTSQRPLVTGMVSPRECLAFGITLAVVSTLLFGLTVNWLSAWLSLGALLFYVVVYTMILKRRTSQNIVWGGIAGCLPVLIGWSSVTNSMSWAPIILFLVMFFWTPPHYWPLSMKVREDYARVGVPMLPVVATNKVVARQIVIYSWVMVAVSLLLTPLGYTGWFYTLVALAAGGFWLWEAHGLQNRAKAEATGGKLKEMRLFHWSITYVSILFVAVAVDPFLR
- a CDS encoding helix-turn-helix transcriptional regulator, translating into MKNVGEAPQEELATGERSTRNRVARSILDHGPSTVADLAGRLGLTQAAVRRHLDALVADDVVEAREQRVYGARTRGRPAKVFALTDCGRDAFDQSYDKLAADALRWIAEREGGEEAVVAFARARIAAQARAYREAIEAAAPEERTEALAKALSVDGYAATARSAPVGEQLCQHHCPVAHVAEQFPQLCEAETEIFSQLLGTHVQRLATIAHGDGVCTTFIPKISKTDFHGHNASASTAGRNPA
- a CDS encoding ABC transporter permease, whose translation is MIGAQAALETRMLLRNGEQLLLTVVIPTLLLALFSSVDIVDTGKGEAVDFLAPGILALAVMSTAFTGQAIATGFERRYGVLKRLAASPLPRWGLMTAKTASVLVTEALQVVLLTVIAFALGWSPHGNPLAVLLLLVLGTAAFSGLGLLMAGTLKAEATLAAANLVFLLLLVGGGVIVPMDKFPAGAQDVLGLLPISALSDGLRDVLQHGAGMPWGDLGILAVWAVVGLGAAARFFRWE
- a CDS encoding amidohydrolase family protein, with amino-acid sequence MIETPSLVDQYCHGVLRTELGLGTFEAHLARTEGPPAPGTTFFDTQTGFAVRRWCPPLLGLEPHCPPARYLARRRELGVLESGRRLLRGSGITTYLVDTGLPGDLTGPGEMASTGAAEAHEIVRLELLAEQVADTSGTVESFLANLAESVHGAAANAVAFTSVAGMRHGLALAPEPPGPGEVRGAAGRWLADRRVGGPLSDPVLLRHLLWIAVASGLPLQLHAGLGEPGLRIDRTDPVLLTDFARATAGLGTDLVLLHGYPYHRHAAHLAGVFPHVYADLGAALVRTGARAAAVLAEILELAPFGKLLFSSGAHGLPELHVVGARLFREALARVLGTWVAEGAWSLADAQRVAGLIAAGNARRVYGVE
- the tkt gene encoding transketolase; protein product: MSTKPTTTDLEWTELDQRAVDTARVLAADAVQKVGNGHPGTAMSLAPAAYTLFQKVMRHDPADADWVGRDRFVLSAGHSSLTLYTQLYLAGFGLELDDLKAFRTWGSKTPGHPEYGHTTGVETTTGPLGQGVANAVGMAMASRYERGLFDPDAPQGESPFDHFIYCIAGDGCLQEGISAETSSLAGHQKLGNLILLWDDNHISIEGDTETAVSEDTVKRYEAYGWHVQRVAPKPDGDLDPHAIYNAIEAAKKVTDKPSFIAMRSIIAWPAPNAQNTEAAHGSALGDDEVAATKRVLGFDPEKSFEVTDEVLAHTRQALDRGREAKAEWEKGYAAWRTASPERAAEYDRIAAAELPAGWEEKLPVFEAGKGVATRAASGKVLQALGAVVPELWGGSADLAGSNNTTIDKNSSFLPADNPLPGADPYGRTIHFGIREHSMAAEMNGIALHGNTRIYGGTFLVFSDYMRNAVRLSALMHVPVTYVWTHDSIGLGEDGPTHQPVEHLASLRAIPGLNVVRPADANETAIAWREILKRYTKVFGKGAPHGLALTRQGVPTYEPNEDAAKGGYVLFEAEGGEPEVILIATGSEVHVAVEAREQLQAEGVPTRVVSMPCVEWFEEQDQGYRDSVLPPSVKARVAVEAGIGLTWYRFVGDAGRIVSLEHFGASADGKVLFREFGFTAENVAGAARESIAAAQR
- a CDS encoding ABC transporter ATP-binding protein, whose protein sequence is MRSEPVVQVQALVKRYGTKTAVDGLDLVAKAGITAVLGPNGAGKTTTVETCEGYRRPDSGSVRVLGLDPVREASALRPRIGVMLQSGGVYSGARADEMLRHVAKLHADPLDVDALIERLGLDSCGRTTYRRLSGGQQQRLALAMAVVGRPELVFLDEPTAGLDPQARHATWDLVRDLRADGVSVILTTHYMDEAEQLADDVAIIDAGKVIAQGSPEELCRGGAENTLRFTGRPGLDVGSLLKALPADCTAAELTPGAYRVGGKVDPQLLATVTSWCAQHGVMPEKISVERHTLEDVFLELTGKELRS
- the sufB gene encoding Fe-S cluster assembly protein SufB, whose product is MTLPIEETAHPELEGLGTYEYGWADSDVAGASARRGIDEDVVRDISAKKNEPEWMTKLRLKGLRLFEKKPMPNWGSDLSGIDFDNIKYFVRSTEKQAESWEDLPEDIKNTYDKLGIPEAEKQRLVAGVAAQYESEVVYHQIREDLEEQGVIFLDTDTALKEHPELFKEYFGTVIPVGDNKFASLNTAVWSGGSFIYVPKGVHVEIPLQAYFRINTENMGQFERTLIIVDEDAYVHYVEGCTAPIYKSDSLHSAVVEIIVKKGARCRYTTIQNWSNNVYNLVTKRAVAYEGATMEWIDGNIGSKVTMKYPAVYLMGEHAKGETLSIAFAGEGQHQDAGSKMVHMAPNTSSNIVSKSVARGGGRTSYRGLVEIGEGAHGSKSNVLCDALLVDTISRSDTYPYVDVREDDVSMGHEATVSKVSDDQLFYLMSRGLTEFEAMAMIVRGFVEPIAKELPMEYALELNRLIELQMEGAVG
- a CDS encoding heme A synthase, coding for MGHVPNVTRADALRAVRNPLVFIAERWTPTSRTVQRAALAALVMSVVIVVTGGAVRLTGSGLGCPTWPECTDGSLTPTSAMDFHGAIEFGNRMLTYVLCAAVGWAIIAARSQKPWRRGLTRLGWAQFWIVMSNAILGGIVVLVGLNPYTVAAHFLLSTALITVATLMWQRTREGDAEPRPLVGKSVQQLVWFLVAAAVLLIAVGTVVTGAGPHAGDSSEVDRMHVNWENVAKLHAVLAWIVVTLTFALWFVLKAVDAPKGPLYRTRDLFLVLLSQGVIGYVQYFTDLPEALVGLHMLGSCLVWIAVLRVLLALRERPDAVADLPGPSTEATLTRA
- a CDS encoding aminoglycoside N(3)-acetyltransferase; translated protein: MPTPPPTGPLVTRDTVAAQLLSLGIRPGETLLVHSSLSSLGWVNGGPVAVVQGLLDALGPEGTLVVPTQSGDLSDPALWSNPPVPEEWWSTIRATMPAYDPRVTPSRGVGVIPETVRNWPGSLRSAHPETSFAALGPRAAAITEGHALDCRLGERSPLARLEADGARVLLLGAGYDTCTSFHLAEYRIPSPVVEVGRPSPAGWEVVREVSITSELFEELGSDFERDRPVVRGTVGAADARLFPVADAVAYAERWLALHRPRDLYVDAGPGAREPRRRP